A single Methanolobus sp. ZRKC5 DNA region contains:
- a CDS encoding nucleotide sugar dehydrogenase, with protein sequence MSQKLEDILKEKGPIKKIGVIGMGYVGIPAAALFADSEKFDKVLGFQRDSVSSGYKIDMLNGGESPLKGEEPGLEELLKKVVDAGKFECTPDFSRISEVDAITLAIQTPFADSKALEPDFGALKEGIRNVGRYLRPGMLVVLESTITPGTTETMAKDILEEESGLKAGEDFALAHAPERVMVGRLLRNIQEHDRIVGGIDQPSTDRAVELYSPVLTKGKVIPMSATAAEVTKTAENTFRDLQIAAANQLALYCETMGINVYDVRAGIDSLKGEGITRAILWPGAGVGGHCLTKDTYHLERGVKMGSEALDYPQDAESIYVLARRVNDFMPVHTYNLTVAALKRIGKDIKGSKIAMLGWAFINDSDDARNPPSEPYRDMVIAAGADLMVHDPHVLNYPDIDIHKDVEEVISGSDAVVIFTGHKEYFNLKPDVIKKMTGMKTTVIIDGRNVIDPDMFINAGFVYKGIGRGDKNGHEIIK encoded by the coding sequence ATGAGCCAAAAACTTGAGGACATACTAAAAGAGAAAGGCCCTATAAAAAAGATAGGTGTCATAGGCATGGGATATGTTGGCATCCCTGCTGCTGCACTGTTTGCTGATTCTGAAAAATTCGATAAGGTACTGGGCTTCCAGAGAGATTCAGTCTCATCAGGTTATAAGATAGACATGCTCAATGGTGGTGAGAGTCCCCTTAAAGGAGAAGAACCCGGCCTTGAGGAATTACTTAAAAAAGTAGTTGATGCAGGAAAGTTCGAATGTACACCGGACTTTTCAAGGATATCCGAAGTGGATGCAATTACTCTGGCCATACAGACACCTTTTGCAGACTCAAAGGCACTGGAACCTGATTTTGGCGCACTTAAGGAGGGCATCCGCAATGTGGGTAGATATCTGCGACCAGGTATGCTCGTGGTACTCGAATCAACCATCACACCCGGAACCACAGAAACCATGGCAAAGGACATATTGGAAGAGGAATCCGGCCTTAAAGCAGGAGAGGATTTTGCATTAGCTCATGCACCAGAAAGGGTAATGGTAGGAAGACTTCTCCGTAATATACAGGAGCATGACCGCATTGTAGGAGGCATTGACCAGCCAAGCACCGACAGGGCAGTAGAGCTTTACAGCCCTGTGCTCACAAAGGGTAAGGTCATACCCATGAGCGCTACTGCAGCTGAGGTTACAAAAACTGCAGAGAACACTTTCAGGGACCTGCAAATAGCAGCAGCAAATCAACTTGCACTGTACTGTGAGACCATGGGCATCAACGTCTATGATGTCAGAGCGGGAATTGACAGTCTGAAAGGAGAAGGCATCACCAGGGCAATACTCTGGCCAGGTGCAGGTGTTGGTGGACACTGTCTTACCAAGGATACCTATCACCTTGAACGCGGTGTTAAAATGGGAAGTGAAGCCCTTGACTATCCACAGGATGCAGAATCGATCTACGTACTTGCACGCAGGGTCAACGATTTCATGCCTGTGCACACGTACAACCTGACAGTTGCTGCGCTTAAGAGGATTGGCAAGGATATTAAAGGTTCGAAGATCGCCATGCTGGGATGGGCTTTTATTAATGATTCAGATGATGCACGTAACCCACCTTCAGAGCCTTACAGAGACATGGTCATTGCAGCAGGTGCAGACCTTATGGTTCATGACCCACATGTACTGAATTATCCGGATATTGATATACACAAGGATGTAGAAGAAGTAATTTCAGGCTCTGACGCAGTTGTTATTTTTACTGGCCACAAAGAATACTTTAATCTGAAACCTGATGTCATAAAGAAAATGACCGGCATGAAAACTACTGTGATCATAGATGGGAGAAATGTCATAGACCCTGATATGTTCATCAATGCTGGATTTGTGTACAAGGGAATAGGTCGTGGAGACAAGAATGGTCACGAGATCATAAAATAA
- a CDS encoding UDP-N-acetylglucosamine 3-dehydrogenase has protein sequence MLKVGVIGAGAMGKNHIRIYSEMTGVELAGISDIDKELVDGLAQQYHTKAFTDYKELLAEGLDAVSIVVPTKMHKQVAINAIDAGAHVLVEKPIADTVENAKAIIEAAENKDRLLMVGHIERFNPAVIKLKEIIEAGLLGKIVSISTTRVGPYNPRIRDVGVILDIGVHDIDVISFLYGRPVNQVYAVAGADIHSFEDHATIHMRLDHEFSGLVEVNWLTPHKVRKLTAVGVSGVAYLDYIDQTVELHDSDWVRKAKIESKEPLKNELEYFIDCIKKGKQPEPCGMDGNHALKVSLAAIESYKNEKLIEIKE, from the coding sequence ATGTTGAAAGTTGGAGTTATCGGTGCCGGAGCCATGGGAAAGAACCACATACGCATCTACAGTGAAATGACAGGTGTGGAACTTGCAGGCATTTCAGACATTGACAAGGAGCTTGTAGATGGACTTGCACAGCAATACCATACGAAGGCTTTTACAGATTACAAAGAACTCCTAGCTGAAGGACTTGACGCCGTAAGCATTGTGGTTCCTACTAAAATGCACAAGCAGGTAGCCATTAATGCTATCGATGCCGGTGCACATGTACTGGTAGAAAAACCAATTGCTGACACCGTTGAGAATGCAAAAGCCATAATTGAGGCTGCTGAAAATAAAGATCGTCTTCTGATGGTAGGACATATCGAGAGATTCAACCCTGCTGTCATCAAACTCAAAGAGATAATAGAAGCAGGTCTGCTGGGCAAGATCGTCTCGATATCCACAACAAGGGTCGGACCTTACAACCCCAGGATAAGAGATGTAGGAGTCATACTGGATATCGGAGTACATGATATTGACGTAATATCCTTCCTCTATGGCAGACCTGTGAACCAAGTATATGCTGTAGCAGGTGCAGATATCCATTCTTTTGAGGACCATGCAACTATCCATATGCGTCTGGACCATGAGTTCTCCGGGCTTGTGGAAGTGAACTGGCTGACCCCGCACAAAGTTAGAAAACTTACAGCTGTGGGTGTAAGTGGTGTTGCTTATCTGGACTACATCGACCAGACCGTGGAACTGCATGATAGCGACTGGGTAAGAAAAGCAAAGATAGAGTCAAAGGAACCTCTTAAGAACGAACTCGAATACTTCATCGATTGCATTAAAAAAGGAAAACAACCTGAACCTTGCGGAATGGATGGAAACCATGCACTAAAAGTCAGCCTGGCTGCCATCGAGTCCTACAAAAATGAAAAATTAATAGAGATTAAAGAGTGA
- a CDS encoding DegT/DnrJ/EryC1/StrS family aminotransferase, with amino-acid sequence MIPIAKPQLDDAEVQAVSDVLRSGIIAEGKRVAEFEQAFAEYTGMEHAVAVNSGTAALHAALLAHGIGKGDEVITSSFSFIATANSILFTGAKPVFADIEADTFNLNPQLIEENITPATKAIMPVHLYGHPAYMKLMKEIAEDHHLVLIEDACQAHGAAYNGKKVGSFGTGAFSFYPTKNMTTSEGGIITTNKKDVADRARMIRSHGSKQRYLHETLGYNLRMTDISAAIGLVQLKKLPEYTSRRQHNAKLLTESLGDTEGIKCPTIRDKYKHVFHQYTIRTHSRDSLAEHLKNKGIGTGIYYPIPIHKQPYYKELGYNDNLLVTEKASREVLSLPVHPGVTDEDIVTISDAIKDWSDLKC; translated from the coding sequence ATGATACCCATTGCAAAACCACAGCTCGATGATGCTGAGGTACAGGCAGTCAGCGATGTGCTACGCTCAGGAATAATAGCTGAAGGGAAGCGAGTAGCTGAGTTTGAGCAGGCTTTCGCTGAATACACAGGTATGGAACACGCCGTTGCCGTTAATTCCGGCACTGCAGCCCTTCATGCTGCTTTACTTGCCCATGGAATAGGCAAAGGTGACGAAGTTATCACCAGTTCTTTTAGTTTTATAGCCACTGCAAATTCTATACTTTTTACTGGTGCAAAGCCGGTATTTGCAGATATCGAAGCCGACACATTCAACCTTAATCCTCAGCTTATTGAGGAGAACATAACCCCTGCGACAAAGGCTATTATGCCTGTGCACCTCTACGGTCATCCTGCATATATGAAACTCATGAAAGAAATAGCAGAGGACCATCATCTGGTCCTGATAGAAGATGCCTGTCAGGCACACGGGGCTGCTTACAATGGCAAAAAAGTTGGTTCTTTTGGTACCGGAGCCTTCAGTTTTTATCCCACCAAAAACATGACTACCAGTGAGGGTGGCATAATCACCACAAACAAAAAGGATGTGGCAGACAGAGCACGTATGATACGCTCGCATGGTTCAAAACAACGGTATCTGCATGAGACACTTGGGTACAACCTGCGCATGACGGACATCTCAGCAGCCATCGGACTGGTACAACTCAAAAAGCTTCCAGAATACACATCCAGAAGGCAGCACAATGCAAAACTGCTTACTGAAAGCCTCGGAGATACAGAGGGAATAAAATGCCCCACAATACGCGATAAGTACAAACACGTATTTCATCAGTACACGATTCGCACTCATAGCAGGGATTCACTGGCGGAGCACCTAAAGAACAAAGGAATCGGGACAGGTATTTACTATCCCATCCCCATTCATAAGCAGCCATATTACAAGGAACTTGGATACAACGATAATCTGCTGGTGACAGAGAAAGCTTCCAGGGAAGTGCTCTCCTTGCCGGTACACCCGGGAGTTACGGATGAAGACATTGTTACTATAAGTGATGCCATAAAAGACTGGAGTGATCTGAAATGTTGA
- a CDS encoding DapH/DapD/GlmU-related protein, with the protein MQNSTYIHKTVNLYGSSSIGDSSVVLENVMLGYPQHSILMEITKAGIEIDEYDFPGSFIGNNAFIRAGSTIFSNVRTGNNFKTGHNAMIRENTVIGDNVLIGTNVIIDGNVSIGNNVSIQGNVYIPTHVTIEDNAFIGPCAVLANDRYPIRGEYHPEGPILRKGASIGANATLIPGVEIGEGAMVAAGALVTKDVPAWKLAIGCPAKIVDLPDKLEFLNNI; encoded by the coding sequence ATGCAAAACAGCACATACATTCACAAAACTGTAAACCTTTATGGTTCCAGTAGCATAGGTGATAGCTCGGTGGTCCTTGAGAATGTCATGCTGGGATATCCACAGCATAGCATCCTGATGGAGATAACAAAAGCCGGCATTGAAATAGATGAATATGACTTTCCAGGATCATTTATAGGGAACAATGCATTCATAAGAGCCGGAAGCACGATCTTCAGCAACGTCCGGACCGGGAATAATTTTAAGACAGGACATAATGCCATGATCCGGGAAAATACTGTAATAGGGGACAATGTACTCATTGGTACCAATGTTATCATTGACGGTAATGTAAGTATAGGAAACAATGTCAGTATCCAGGGAAATGTGTATATTCCCACACATGTGACCATAGAGGATAATGCATTCATCGGACCCTGTGCCGTGCTTGCCAATGACAGATACCCCATAAGAGGAGAGTACCACCCGGAAGGACCAATACTTAGAAAAGGAGCATCCATCGGGGCAAATGCTACCCTCATACCAGGAGTTGAGATTGGGGAGGGAGCAATGGTGGCTGCCGGGGCTCTGGTTACAAAAGATGTGCCTGCGTGGAAACTGGCAATCGGTTGTCCTGCAAAGATAGTTGATCTCCCGGATAAACTGGAATTTTTAAATAACATCTGA
- a CDS encoding response regulator, with the protein MAASGMKAIDMLHKDRDYDLIIADKNMPTMDGDEMVLIIREENSISQKSTPVILLHDSTDISPIHRQYDHKNCASIMKPIRMTELFEMITYIDSAKGPQNNSIIIKKTVSSNSPDVHQYSILIAEDNETNMLLASTIISNLLPKTTIIQAKDGKEAVRMFTDKKPDLIVMDIQMPEVSGYDATLMIRDLEKGDGEHTPIIALNAGVLKGEKERCFEAGMDDYVTKPIVTDNIRHILNKWLPGFESSKTMYKCSETRKNSHFDRERLMNNVGGSKELYDRLISMAIASFTRDFKDIMDSFSENDMDTIKGIAHRTKGTALNIGFNYLANLCVELEKAADMDHTGTTGLLEKMRIEIDYLRDYFEQTERNMSLNL; encoded by the coding sequence ATGGCAGCCAGCGGCATGAAAGCCATAGACATGCTTCACAAAGACCGGGATTACGATCTGATAATTGCCGATAAGAATATGCCTACAATGGATGGAGATGAAATGGTTCTCATCATACGTGAGGAGAACAGTATATCCCAAAAAAGTACCCCTGTGATCCTGTTACACGATTCTACAGACATTTCCCCAATACACAGACAATACGATCATAAGAACTGTGCCAGTATCATGAAACCGATCAGAATGACAGAGCTTTTCGAAATGATTACTTATATAGATTCTGCAAAAGGACCGCAAAATAATAGCATCATAATCAAAAAAACGGTTTCATCTAATTCTCCTGATGTCCACCAGTATAGTATACTCATTGCCGAGGACAATGAAACAAATATGCTTCTTGCATCAACTATCATCTCCAATCTTTTACCTAAAACAACGATAATACAGGCAAAGGACGGAAAGGAAGCAGTCCGTATGTTCACTGATAAAAAGCCTGATCTTATTGTCATGGATATACAGATGCCCGAAGTAAGCGGATATGATGCTACATTAATGATAAGGGACCTTGAGAAAGGAGACGGAGAACATACCCCTATTATTGCCCTGAATGCTGGCGTTCTCAAGGGCGAAAAAGAGCGATGCTTTGAGGCAGGAATGGATGATTATGTCACTAAACCAATAGTAACAGACAACATTCGTCATATTTTGAATAAATGGCTGCCTGGATTTGAAAGTTCAAAAACTATGTATAAATGTTCTGAAACAAGAAAAAACTCTCATTTCGACAGGGAACGACTCATGAACAATGTAGGTGGCAGCAAAGAATTATATGACCGTCTTATATCCATGGCAATAGCATCTTTTACTCGTGATTTTAAAGATATCATGGATTCTTTTTCAGAAAATGATATGGATACTATAAAGGGTATCGCACATCGCACAAAAGGTACAGCTCTCAATATTGGTTTCAACTATCTGGCAAACCTTTGTGTTGAACTCGAAAAAGCAGCGGATATGGATCATACAGGTACTACCGGATTATTGGAAAAGATGAGAATTGAAATCGATTATCTGAGAGATTACTTTGAACAAACAGAACGAAATATGTCTCTAAACCTTTGA
- a CDS encoding PAS domain S-box protein, with product MKRKIEENIKLKKLVIYSEELFQSPADKINYQKITDALLDISEAKYAVFNLFEEKTNSFFTRAVSVPLTDVKKIYSMMGFNPEGKEWKRNPNLARKIKNSNITRFSAFHELTGDQIPEKTAILMERTLSAGETIVANIFKDNVNLGYFILVMDSGKILTNEDLIEVYTRQVGLLLDRKKVEEELQFQFWFQKMVSEISAGFVSVPDEELDHVVDEALKKCAMLFEIDRAYIFLFSENGTNMSFANEWCAQGIEPQIDRIQDFNLSEYPWFKENIRKKGHIHVPDVDKLPSEADTEKNVFKTHLIRSVLDIPLTKDGKVIGFMEFDAVKNKHVWTEEQISLLKVVAGIIVSAFEKKYETEELLKREMQLNDAQRIGHIGSWEFDLNQGTVHASKEACRIYGVENRQTTIREVQSLVLPQYRPMLDKALSRLIKENHPYDVEFSIKKPKDGIVRHIYSVAEYHAERNVVTGTLHDITERKEAEEKLAEEEVWKHALIENSMDGILVVDTTGKVYEANQRYADMLGYSLEEIRQLSIWDWDTQFTHEQLLHMVKNMHETGDYFETLHKRKDGTVVDVEISTSSAICGGQELVFCMCRDISDRKRSEEELKNRTQTLDLALEATCAGIWNLDLTTGNIQLEGLDSWKMITGYSTNDFSHFNLEMWSEMIHSDDIETATQKLQDTITGKDQRYIAEYRMQHKEGHWTWVRAHGRIARYDDAGTPLNMYGTHISINESKVAEEKAKAASRAKSEFLANMSHEIRTPLNGIIGFSDLLMHSELEEQQLQHMQTIHASANSLLDLINDVLDISKIEAGKLELDTETSDLVELCEQIADMLKYKIHEKGLELLLNISPHLPQYAIADRVRLRQVLVNLLGNATKFTETGEIELKVEATAGHPGEMDFTFSVRDTGIGIAEDKRARIFNSFAQADGSITRKYGGTGLGLSISNELLEKMDSRLELESKEGEGSRFYFTVSLPAEQSETITIDSLENIKKVLIVDDNSTNRLILQNMLQTR from the coding sequence ATGAAGAGGAAGATCGAAGAGAACATAAAACTCAAAAAACTTGTCATATACTCAGAGGAACTCTTCCAAAGCCCCGCTGATAAAATAAATTACCAAAAAATAACCGATGCTCTTCTGGATATATCTGAAGCCAAATATGCGGTTTTCAATCTGTTTGAAGAAAAAACAAATTCCTTTTTTACAAGAGCTGTTTCAGTCCCATTAACCGATGTAAAGAAAATATATTCAATGATGGGATTTAATCCTGAAGGCAAAGAATGGAAAAGGAACCCCAATCTTGCAAGAAAAATTAAAAATAGTAATATTACCCGTTTTTCTGCTTTTCATGAGCTAACTGGAGACCAGATCCCGGAAAAGACTGCAATACTTATGGAAAGGACCCTCAGTGCAGGAGAGACAATTGTAGCAAATATATTCAAAGACAATGTCAACCTGGGTTATTTTATATTAGTAATGGATTCCGGAAAGATCCTGACCAATGAAGACCTCATTGAAGTATACACCCGGCAGGTAGGTCTTTTACTGGACCGTAAAAAAGTAGAAGAAGAACTTCAATTTCAGTTCTGGTTCCAGAAGATGGTCTCTGAGATATCGGCTGGTTTTGTAAGTGTACCTGATGAAGAACTTGATCACGTAGTTGATGAGGCGCTAAAGAAATGTGCCATGCTGTTTGAGATCGATAGGGCTTATATATTTCTTTTTTCAGAAAACGGGACAAATATGAGCTTTGCCAATGAATGGTGTGCACAGGGAATCGAACCCCAGATAGACCGGATACAGGATTTCAACCTTAGCGAGTACCCATGGTTTAAAGAGAACATACGAAAGAAAGGACACATACACGTTCCTGATGTTGACAAACTTCCCTCTGAAGCAGATACTGAAAAGAACGTTTTCAAGACACATTTAATTCGATCTGTTCTGGACATACCCCTTACAAAAGACGGAAAAGTTATCGGCTTCATGGAATTTGATGCCGTCAAAAACAAGCATGTGTGGACCGAAGAACAAATCTCCCTTCTCAAAGTCGTAGCTGGAATAATAGTCAGCGCATTTGAAAAGAAATATGAAACAGAAGAATTACTCAAACGGGAGATGCAGCTCAATGACGCCCAGAGGATCGGACACATAGGAAGCTGGGAGTTTGACCTGAACCAGGGAACGGTTCATGCCTCTAAGGAAGCATGCAGAATATACGGAGTTGAAAACAGACAAACAACGATCCGGGAAGTGCAGAGCCTCGTACTTCCGCAGTACCGCCCAATGCTCGATAAAGCACTTTCCCGACTCATTAAAGAAAATCATCCCTATGACGTGGAGTTCAGTATCAAAAAACCAAAAGACGGTATTGTTCGCCATATCTACTCCGTTGCCGAGTATCATGCTGAAAGGAATGTAGTTACAGGAACTCTTCATGACATCACCGAGCGTAAGGAAGCAGAAGAGAAGCTTGCCGAAGAGGAAGTCTGGAAGCATGCACTGATAGAAAATTCCATGGATGGGATATTAGTGGTCGATACGACTGGTAAGGTTTACGAAGCTAACCAGCGCTACGCGGACATGCTGGGTTATTCACTGGAAGAGATCAGACAATTATCTATATGGGACTGGGATACACAATTTACACATGAACAACTACTGCATATGGTCAAAAATATGCATGAGACCGGAGATTACTTTGAGACATTGCACAAGCGCAAGGATGGAACCGTTGTAGATGTTGAGATCAGTACCAGCAGCGCAATCTGTGGTGGACAGGAACTTGTCTTTTGCATGTGCAGGGACATCTCCGACAGGAAACGTTCTGAAGAAGAACTGAAGAACAGGACACAAACACTTGACCTGGCACTGGAAGCAACCTGTGCCGGAATATGGAACCTTGACCTTACAACTGGCAATATACAATTAGAGGGGCTGGATAGCTGGAAAATGATCACCGGATATTCCACGAATGACTTCTCTCATTTCAACCTTGAAATGTGGTCCGAAATGATACATAGCGATGACATTGAGACTGCAACTCAAAAATTACAGGATACAATTACCGGTAAAGATCAACGTTATATAGCAGAGTACAGGATGCAACACAAAGAAGGTCACTGGACCTGGGTACGCGCTCATGGCAGGATTGCAAGGTACGATGATGCAGGCACTCCTCTCAACATGTACGGCACACATATCAGCATCAATGAAAGTAAGGTAGCTGAAGAAAAAGCGAAAGCTGCCAGCAGGGCAAAATCTGAGTTCCTTGCCAATATGAGCCATGAGATACGCACCCCACTAAATGGCATCATTGGCTTTTCCGACCTGCTGATGCACTCAGAACTCGAAGAGCAGCAATTGCAGCACATGCAAACGATACACGCATCTGCCAATTCACTGCTTGACCTCATCAACGATGTACTGGACATCTCAAAGATAGAAGCAGGTAAACTTGAACTGGATACAGAAACTAGCGACTTAGTAGAACTGTGTGAGCAGATCGCAGATATGCTAAAGTACAAGATCCATGAGAAAGGCCTTGAACTGTTGCTGAACATCTCTCCTCATCTACCACAATATGCCATAGCGGACCGTGTGAGATTAAGACAGGTATTGGTCAATCTTTTAGGAAATGCAACAAAGTTTACCGAAACCGGAGAGATCGAACTTAAAGTTGAAGCTACTGCCGGCCATCCCGGTGAAATGGATTTCACATTCTCTGTAAGGGATACGGGAATTGGCATTGCTGAAGATAAAAGAGCAAGGATATTCAATTCATTTGCACAGGCTGACGGATCAATTACCCGAAAATATGGAGGTACGGGACTTGGCCTTAGTATCTCTAATGAATTGCTGGAGAAGATGGATTCCAGACTCGAACTTGAAAGTAAAGAAGGTGAAGGAAGCAGATTCTATTTTACTGTAAGTCTTCCTGCAGAACAGAGCGAAACTATTACTATTGATAGTCTGGAAAACATCAAAAAAGTCCTCATTGTAGATGACAACAGCACTAACCGCTTGATCTTACAGAACATGCTTCAGACGAGGTAA
- a CDS encoding metal-dependent hydrolase produces the protein MFIFGHIGITLGILTLLKQHPALSKMPTSLYVVAFGAMLPDLIDKPLGEVIFASSIGNGRIYGHTLLFCLLLLLTVIHLYKKRGDKRLLVIPAASFMHIMEDRLWMTPQTLFWPLLGWQFPDGHYSAGILDYFLGIFRNAYTPALNYVFLSEIIGIIILFVAGIIHLKNVHKKVI, from the coding sequence ATGTTCATCTTCGGCCACATCGGTATAACCCTTGGAATACTCACCCTTCTAAAACAGCATCCTGCACTCTCAAAGATGCCCACATCCCTGTATGTGGTCGCCTTTGGGGCCATGCTCCCTGACCTTATAGACAAACCCCTTGGAGAGGTCATCTTCGCAAGCTCAATCGGTAACGGAAGGATATACGGACACACGCTGCTCTTCTGCCTGCTGTTACTGCTGACCGTAATTCACCTCTACAAAAAAAGAGGAGACAAACGTCTGCTGGTAATTCCTGCTGCCAGCTTCATGCATATTATGGAAGACAGACTCTGGATGACACCACAGACACTGTTCTGGCCACTGCTGGGCTGGCAATTCCCTGACGGCCACTATTCAGCAGGCATACTGGACTATTTCCTGGGAATCTTTAGAAATGCATACACACCGGCACTAAATTATGTATTCCTGTCAGAGATCATAGGGATAATCATACTGTTTGTTGCAGGAATCATCCACCTTAAAAATGTTCATAAAAAAGTCATTTAG
- a CDS encoding transposase has translation MVRKEGQKCRNLRFLIHPSPEQELKLEETMETCRRLWNDLLSTRVELYDRYGLYPDSTMFEKQLKFFEYANNIHSQVRLNVFERQQQAYFKFLDDIKNGRLKGRKPRRGTFVKKKEVPAANTPSSLSSKHGSKYVKYDGILPKGHPGFKGKEDYHSFTYKQHGNGWKLTENSLFLSKITDKNNLIKIDVNNNLLTDQLKTCTIKKEGKKWFAFITIEVPEYPEPIIPITMIGIDLGLNALIATSDGELIEPPKLLRKAENRLAIEQKKLAKMEYGSQNYLKQKLRVNRIHRKVKGARNHFSHCLSKLLVSKHDLVVFEDLKIKNLVKNSRLAKSIHDASWARLVQHTTYKAAEKGKTVEKVNPKNTTQTCSVCGKKRKRKVQQGDKVFECDHCNSSLDRDINASINILKKSKTYKNTVGLTGINGCGIGTATTSCLTGLQVPTTNQQLLNLIQG, from the coding sequence ATGGTCCGCAAAGAAGGTCAGAAGTGCAGGAATCTTAGGTTTCTCATCCATCCAAGTCCAGAACAGGAACTAAAACTGGAAGAAACCATGGAAACCTGCAGAAGATTATGGAACGACCTTTTATCAACGAGAGTTGAACTATATGATAGATATGGATTATATCCTGACTCTACGATGTTTGAGAAACAACTCAAGTTCTTCGAGTATGCCAACAACATACATTCTCAGGTAAGACTCAATGTATTCGAAAGACAACAACAAGCATATTTCAAGTTCTTAGACGATATCAAGAATGGTAGACTTAAAGGAAGAAAACCAAGAAGAGGTACTTTCGTTAAAAAAAAGGAAGTTCCTGCAGCAAATACTCCTTCTTCTCTTTCAAGTAAACATGGCTCTAAGTACGTCAAATATGATGGAATTCTTCCAAAAGGCCATCCTGGATTCAAAGGAAAAGAAGACTACCATAGTTTCACGTACAAGCAACATGGAAATGGTTGGAAACTAACAGAGAATAGTTTGTTCCTGTCAAAGATAACTGATAAGAACAATTTGATCAAGATCGATGTTAATAACAACCTCCTCACTGATCAGTTGAAAACGTGTACCATTAAAAAAGAAGGAAAGAAATGGTTTGCATTCATAACAATTGAAGTTCCTGAATATCCAGAACCAATAATACCTATCACTATGATAGGTATCGACCTTGGATTAAATGCTTTGATAGCAACATCAGATGGAGAACTTATTGAACCACCTAAGTTGCTCAGGAAAGCAGAGAACAGGTTAGCTATCGAACAAAAAAAACTTGCTAAAATGGAATATGGTTCCCAGAACTACCTTAAACAGAAACTAAGAGTGAACAGGATTCACCGAAAAGTTAAGGGAGCAAGGAACCATTTTTCACATTGTCTAAGCAAGTTGCTTGTATCAAAACACGACCTGGTAGTTTTTGAGGACCTGAAAATAAAGAACCTTGTTAAGAACTCAAGATTAGCCAAGTCTATTCACGATGCAAGTTGGGCTAGACTTGTTCAGCATACTACATACAAGGCTGCTGAGAAAGGAAAGACTGTTGAGAAAGTCAATCCTAAGAACACAACTCAGACCTGCTCAGTATGTGGAAAAAAGAGGAAACGAAAGGTACAGCAAGGAGATAAGGTGTTTGAATGTGACCATTGTAACTCTTCGTTAGATAGGGATATCAACGCTAGTATCAATATACTAAAGAAATCTAAAACATACAAAAATACCGTGGGGCTCACGGGAATTAACGGCTGTGGAATTGGGACCGCTACAACCAGTTGCTTAACTGGATTGCAAGTACCGACAACGAATCAGCAATTGCTTAACCTAATACAAGGTTAA
- a CDS encoding metal-dependent hydrolase: MPYPAFHFAFFIFCVSLVGIFAIAGSGFRKEMSFKDVKHLSLLFVVGSVGSVFPDVPAVWNFILHGNLGHTMIGSVPTHSLLFGLVAFVLAFMLGYVLYRNISKASSLGIFAEAAFLSHLLLDDIADGGLTYLYPFYNEPLSIFAVMNVRLSGVDFFYYNFACFVSVFFIFCVMFMALLALKDLGFGFSYEPLE; encoded by the coding sequence ATGCCATATCCAGCGTTCCACTTTGCATTCTTCATATTCTGTGTCTCCCTTGTAGGGATCTTTGCAATTGCAGGCAGTGGTTTTCGCAAGGAGATGAGCTTTAAGGATGTGAAACACCTGAGTTTATTGTTTGTTGTCGGCAGTGTGGGTTCGGTGTTCCCTGACGTGCCTGCGGTGTGGAACTTTATACTTCACGGCAACCTGGGTCATACAATGATAGGTTCGGTTCCGACCCATTCGCTTCTTTTTGGCTTGGTTGCCTTTGTGCTTGCATTTATGCTGGGGTACGTATTATACAGGAACATATCAAAAGCTTCATCACTTGGCATATTTGCAGAAGCGGCTTTCCTGTCCCACCTACTTCTGGATGACATCGCTGATGGTGGCCTTACTTACCTGTATCCGTTCTATAATGAACCACTGAGCATATTTGCTGTTATGAATGTCAGGCTCTCAGGCGTGGACTTCTTCTATTATAATTTTGCCTGTTTTGTGTCGGTGTTCTTCATCTTCTGTGTGATGTTCATGGCACTTCTGGCTCTGAAGGACCTTGGGTTTGGTTTTAGTTATGAGCCTTTGGAGTGA